The Buteo buteo chromosome 23, bButBut1.hap1.1, whole genome shotgun sequence genome contains the following window.
CTTTGGTAGTGACTGCTTTGCTCTGTGAGTAGTTCCACAGTAGCTTTAGTGACAGGAGGCGAAAGGCAAAGCAGAGGTGATAGAATAACGCTTGCAGGCTGATCTACGCCCGCGGTGATGAACCACGGAACTGGCAGGACCCTCGCTGGCTTCATCGGATTGTCCTGATGccatggcacagcagcagcagtccctggggctgtTGCAGGTGGGTGCTGCTCCAGGTCACCCGGAGGGCTCGTTGGCACGGACGGGTCCACTCTGCTCCCTTGGCAGCAACGACAGAAGTCCCTTGTGCACCAGCAGTGCTGTCgtgctgtgttttgcagcagTTGAGTCTGACACTGGGGCCAAGTCAGCGAACAATCTGAGCTTAACGCTTTTGTTGAAAATGAGCCTCAGGGACTCTTCTGTAAGAGCTGAGCCTGGAGCCTTTGGGCCCAACGCTTAAAGACACCGGGTCTGTTCAGTGTCTGTGCCTGCTGCAACAGGAGGTATCTCAGATCCGTGCTCCGAGAGTGCTGACTCCTACAGATGCGTGTCTGGAGTGGGAGCTCTTGGGAATTTCGTCTGTCTGTGATGCAGCTGAAACCAAGCCCGATGCTACCATCATTGCAGATGTGGCTTGGTGACAGCACCCATGGCTTTTAAGAGTTGTAGTGACAGTTAGTAGATGGTCTCACCTCCGTGTGGGCAAGAGACTCTTTTTGTGGAGATAAAAAGGACCTTTAGAGTAGTAGCGTCACGGTAGTCAATATGCCCATTCACAGTGCATGGTGGTTGTTAATTGTGTTTAGAGGCGCCATCAGGGTGCTTGGAGCTGTGTAAGGATAAATGAAGTTAAAAGCCCTGCTCTAGAGATTTTTACAGGCTCAACCCAATCCCTGCTGATGGCATCCAGGCTGGATGGCTAATCCACGGGGTTTCCATGGAGGAGGTTCTGCTTGCCAGGTCTTGGAAAAGCCTCTTGGGAGACGATGGGACAGAAGTTTTGTTAAGTGAGAACTCAAGAGCAGGTGATGCATTGACTATAGTGAATTGTTGACACCAAGCGTGGAAAGACACCTGGGTACTGGCAGCACATGTGCACTTAGCAATGGACTGTTACATCATTCACCATGTGAGCTGCGCACTTCTTACCCACGTGCATTTATACAGCGTGCAACTTTTCCATGTCCAATTCAGTTATGAAGTTGGCAGCACTTGTGCATATTAGCTCCACTCTCCCCTGGGGCTGTCCATTGGGTGTGAAGAGAAGAGCAGAAGCTCACTTTCTGCTGCGTACCCAGACCTCGCTGCTCTGGGCAGGAGATGATTTTGTAATACTAATTgattctctgtgtgtgcagtgAATAAAAAGACCATTCTACCTCTGGAAAGAGCCACTGTGATTTCTCAGACTCTAAATGTTGTAGCAAAAACCCTCAGACTTTCTATATTGAAGGAGGTCACTCAGAAAATACTTCTCCAGTGAGGTTCTCACAGGACCTGAAGAATCCAACCTCATTTCATATTCGGGCATTTCCTCCTGAGGCTGAGCCCTGGGAAGTTCAATTCatctttgtcattttttccttaggaaaaaaaatccactgtctTCAGGGAAGAGGTTCACTGAAGTGAAGATATCAAAACCTGGTCCATAGCCATGTGAGAAAGAGAATGCTCTAGCACAGGGCTGCCAGACATCCTGATCTTCAGAAGGTCAGTGGAAACCAGAGGCTCTTGAGACCTCTCGTAATCAGGCCATGCTTAGAAACAGTCCTATTCCAGCCAGGGCTGAACATCTTTCTGGAAATGGGTCTCAGCTGCAAAGGTTAGATCTAATACTGAattttctctgtggttttgattttggcccatctctctttctctgtcccAGGCTGCTTTAAATTAATCTTCTGATAAAGCACATCTTCTCTTAGGTGATTTCTCTCATCTCCTGCTGCAGGGGATCTAAATAGTAGCTAGCATATCTTGAGATCTGGGTCAAATATGCTATGTTACGCCATGCTTCCTTGTCCATAGCAGGCTGAATGTTCCAGGAATAGGAGGATACAAGCATCTCCACCAGACCTCGGGGTGCCAAGTGCATTTCAGGAGGTTAGACAAATACTTGGGCAAATCATCTCCCAGCTCAGCCTTTGTTGTTCTGCCCTTTTGGGAGGAGTTAGGTTGGATGGGATACTCAGCAAGGCCATTCTTTCCTCGCAGCCATAAACACACCCTGCAGCTGTGTTCGACCTAGGGTTAGGctctaaaataataaaaaaacaagtCCTTAATCTTGCAGGACACACAGGAAAGGGGTAAGAGCAATTTGCTACTAACTATGCAGTTGAAATCCCAAAGTGATGGAGGTGGAGGCTCCACACAAAACTGTGATGGAGGTGCATCCACCTTCCTCTTTGTGGATGAGTAAAACCCTGTGGTGGGAAAGACCCACCCCAGTACAAAGTATTGGCAGTACCCGCTGTGTCTTTCCTACAGTGAATCACTTGCACTACAGCTGAATGTTTGTCTGTTCCCGTTCTTTGTTTTGTCCTGGATTTTCTTTGTGAACTGTATTTGGTCTTGTTCATTAGGCTTCTAGTGTAATGTGTGTTTTTAGAGCAATAAAACATGGCAGCTTTTTGTACAAAATACCTGGCTCTGCCTCTTTCACAGTCTTTAAGTACATGAGACTcatctgggatgctgcaggctgctgtggTCCCCTTGTCACAGTCCTGGTCTGCCTCTCCCATCCCACATGCCTGCAGCTCCCTTCTCTGCAAATCAAGGCAACATTGTGAAGTTGGAGGCAAAACTGTTTTATTCTTGCAACTACATGATGAACTTTTGCCAAAGTGGCTACAGCTGTTATCTCTGTTCCAGCCAAACCCTCGGGCTCTCGGGCTGCTTTGGTGGCTGCTGAGCGAAGGACGTGCATGTCTCTTGTCCACAGTCacaccttttattttccaggacATCTTTGCCTCCAGCCTGGCGCTGATTACCTGGTCCCATACCTTGGGTTGacatgttgcccagagagcAACAGATAGTGTTGAATGACGGGAAGAGAAGGTAAAGTTCCAGGTGGCAACTTCTACATCCAAAGCGAGACGATCATGGCCACCCTTTCCTCTCCCGTTGCCTTCGCAGAGAGCTCCAGCCtccacctccagcagcacaacCGTTTTCTTTGTTGCCCTTGAGAATCTGGACTGGTGGCCCAGTACGGCTCGCAGATGGCAGCTCCTACCTCATGAACGACCTCCGGCCAGTCCTGAAGAAGGCCTCGATCTGTTCCAGGGACCTGCCTTTGGTTTCTGGAACACAGCAGCCTGTGAATAAGACGTTTCCAGCACAGATGACAGCGAAGAATAGGAAGGGCACCTCGAGGCCGAAGGCTTCCTGGAAAGTgggacagaaagcagaagtgaaCTGGTGCAGAGAGGGTCTGAGGAGGGGCTGCCGGACACCCTCCCGGGGCAGTACCCACCACGACCCGGAGGAAGAACTGGGTGAGGGTGAAGGCTGTCAGCCAGCTCACGACGACGCAGAGGCCCGAGGCCACCCCACGGGCTTTCAGAGGGAGGATCTCCGACATCAGCAGCCAGGTGATGGGCCCCCAGCCCATGGCATAACCTGCaggggagaaggggcagggtgaggcTGCTGAGGCTCTGCAGCCCGCTGAGGAGTGCAGAAGAGCCCCGTGCaatcctgccctgctcccccatCAATCATTATTCCCCCCCATCAATCATTATTCCCCCCCATTCATGCTCTGTCAGTCCTCAAAGTGACTTCAGATGCCATCTTTCTTGGTCTTCCAGGGACATCTGCCTGCCTTCCAACTCCAAGCCCAATCTCCTTGCTCCATGTCACCCTGCCTCGGATGAGAAACGTCCCCCCAGGCTGGTACCCAGCCCTGTGCTGTGGGTCCTGGGCGTTGTCTCGCTCTCTGCACCTACCCATTATGAAGAACATGGTTGCCAGGAGGGGGATGAGGGTGATGTAGTTTGTTGGCTCAGCAGGAAGGTTGGCAGAGCTCACCAGGGTCTTGTTAGCAATGGTGCTGTTCTGAGAAGCTGGCACGAAGTGGATATAGAGCCCCATGGTCAGGTTGGAGACCAACATGACACCAGCTGTGGAGAGATGCAACGTCACAGTGGGACCGATGGGTGAGTGACCCCCTCCGTGCCAAGGACTGAGCACCCAGGAACGCCTCTGCTCAGGAGCTGAGCCACCACTGAAGGAAAGAgacctctcccctccctgcccgaGTCCTGTGTGGCTGAAGTTTCCACTCCTCCACATTTGCAGAGCTCCTGGAAATCCTTAAGTAAGAGCTTCCCTTGAACAACAGTGGGAGAGAGACATACCTGATACGAAAAGAAGAATCTTCCTCCCAGCTTTATCCATTGACACGGCAGCGATGGCCACAGAGAACAGACGTACCAAGCCAACAAGAGCTGCATCGTACTCTGgtttctgcaaaagcaaaagcagcagggaagctgaGATGGTAGAGCCAGGGAAAGGGCAGGTTCCTACATGTGTTGCCTTGAGTCTTGCTCATGACTTTGTCAAAGCTATCCTCCTATAGCAAGACACCAGAAAAGAGCCTGAAGCTCAGAGGAGAAGAGCGGGGAGACAGTGGGGCcagtcctgctccccatcctcaTGCAGCCTTTTGCAGGGCAGGTGCTTGGTGATTGCTGCcaggtgctttaaaaaaaggcttcaaAGTTGGGGTTCTTAGAGCTGCAGGGGACTCGGAGCATTGGACAGCCATCACCGAAGACGAGGCAGTCCGAGCACAGGCCGAACCCCGGGGCTTACCAGGATGACGGATGTTTTCTTGAATATCGACTGCAGGTACACGAGGACGCAGGTGACGCCcgagagctgctgcaggaacCTCATCCCCACCGCGATCAGGATGGGCTTGTAAATGAAGGGGTCCTTGATCTCAGCACAGGAAACCCGCCTGCTCTGGAGGGGACAAAGCCACAACGCCGAGGTGTTACCACCTCCGGGCACCACCGCGGCACCCAGAAGACGGCTCAGGAAttgcccaaaggaggctggaTTTTGCAGTGTTCACACTGAGCCTCCTCACCTGCTTCCTCACGCTGTCCTTGATCTGCTCATATTCCCGAGCATAATCCGTGTCCCTGCCCCGCAGCCAGCGCAGCGACCCCAGGGCCTCGTCGTCCTTCCCCTGGGAGAGCAGGAACCGGGGCGAGTTGGGCATGAAGCAGAGCAGGACTATCATCACCAGCACGGGCACCTCCCCTGCGACGGCCAGCCAGCGCCAGTCCAGGACCAGACCTGCCGAAGCAGCACAGTTAGGAGCGGAAAGCATGCCCTGGCCTTGCCTCCATGTGGGCACCCCAATAATTTAATAAAtctagccagaaaaaaaaaaataaaaaagaaataaatagagattttgcatgtgtttttctcctagcaaagaaatgttttaagctGTACGATATGGGGAAATTCCAGCAAGCTCCCCCAAATCTTAGAGTATCCAGCAAGATCCTGCAGCAACCAGGGCACACGCTGGCAGGAGATGCACACACAGTTCATCGCGTGCTGCCCTTCAGCCCTGACGAAACTCGGCAGGACCCAGGTCTGCAGGCACAGTAATGAGTCTGCGTGGGTTATGGATTTATCCCTctaagcacacacacacaagcgtGGGTTATGCACGGGTGATCCTGTCCAGACCCGCTTTGTACACCCGCGGTGGTGGTTGTGAGCTGGCTGTGAGGGGAAGGAATCCATCAACTCGCCGAGAAAGTTGTTTAAAATCAACTCCCCTCCCCTAAGGTCTCGCCGAGGGTTCCCTGCCCTCCAAACACCGAGATACTTGCCCAGCGCGTACAGGATGAGGGAGCCCAGCACCGCCATGATCTGAGGACAAGCGCCCAGCATGCCTCTGACCCCGGGGTGGGAGATCTCCGAGATGTAGACCTGGAGCGGGACAACGCACGCTTAACAGAGCCGCGATATATGGCCATCACCCCCAAAACCCGTCCTCCGTCACCTCACAGTCATCCACTGCAGCCAAGGGAAACCCAAACTGCTGGGAAACTGCCCTCTCGGGGTGGAAACCTGACCGGTCCAGCGGCGCGAGCTGGTCCCGGCAGGCGGAGCGGACGGCCTCGCAGACACGGCCACTTCCCTCCCGTCACCCCGGCGTGGGAGAAGTGCCCCGGCAGTATGCTCACACTTCCATTACTGGAAAGACGTGCCCCCAGGGTTACTCAATTCTTGCCTTCCCCTCTGCATGCAACACGAGGTTGGCAATTGGTAAACACGGGAGGACAAAACtgcaggggggagcagggcagggactgAGGACCTGCCTTCCCTTTTCTGCGGGCAAGAAAGTCCAGCACCGCGGGGACAGCTCAGGCTGGCCGTGCCGGGACTGCCCACCCAATgcaccctccccatccccaatCGCCCAGCCGCAGCCCCGGAGTTCTGCTGATGCCTCCAAAAAACCAGCAGGATGCCCCAGGCTCAGCTACGGCGCTGCCCCCTCTCCTCCCGTGCAAATCCCCGGCAAACTCCCTCCCAACGGCACGTTACCGGGATGGAAGCGGACGTCACGCCGCCGGCGTAACCCGTCAGCACGCggcccagcagcagcatcccgaTCCCTTGGGCACCGG
Protein-coding sequences here:
- the SLC2A6 gene encoding solute carrier family 2, facilitated glucose transporter member 6, which encodes MEPSAREPLVRKKSSSYRTFPESAGKRLDKEYLRSLRNKRLYLAVFAAVLGNFSFGFALVYPSPVIPALEAHPNPALRLDQHTASWFGSVFTLGAAAGGVSAMLLNDRLGRKLSIMFSALPSAAGYALMAGAQGIGMLLLGRVLTGYAGGVTSASIPVYISEISHPGVRGMLGACPQIMAVLGSLILYALGLVLDWRWLAVAGEVPVLVMIVLLCFMPNSPRFLLSQGKDDEALGSLRWLRGRDTDYAREYEQIKDSVRKQSRRVSCAEIKDPFIYKPILIAVGMRFLQQLSGVTCVLVYLQSIFKKTSVILKPEYDAALVGLVRLFSVAIAAVSMDKAGRKILLFVSAGVMLVSNLTMGLYIHFVPASQNSTIANKTLVSSANLPAEPTNYITLIPLLATMFFIMGYAMGWGPITWLLMSEILPLKARGVASGLCVVVSWLTAFTLTQFFLRVVEAFGLEVPFLFFAVICAGNVLFTGCCVPETKGRSLEQIEAFFRTGRRSFMR